A portion of the Syntrophus gentianae genome contains these proteins:
- a CDS encoding DegT/DnrJ/EryC1/StrS family aminotransferase: MHFIDLAAQQQRIRKILEEKVLRVMDHGQYIMGPEIKMLEEELAAFTGVKHAVACSSGTDALLMALMAYGVGPGDAIFTTPFTFIATAEVVALLGATPVFVDIDPRTYNIDPEKLELAISAVKENNPQLYPLPATRNSQTLTPRGIIPVDLFGLPADYDLIKAIAQEHGLFVVEDAAQAFGAEYHGKKAGSLADIACTSFFPAKPLGGYGDGGMCFTDSDTLADSMISVRIHGMGSDRYDNIRVGINGRLDTLQAAILLAKFSLFPEEVTLRQQVAERYSSLLAENESIVVPYVPEGYLSVWAQYSLLACDGALRSALQDALQKEGIPTAVYYPKPLHVQTAFTALGYKPGDFPVSDNCAERIFSLPMHPYLKEDDQKRIAAVINRI, encoded by the coding sequence ATGCACTTCATTGATCTGGCTGCTCAGCAGCAGCGAATCCGCAAAATACTGGAAGAAAAAGTACTGAGAGTCATGGATCACGGCCAGTACATCATGGGTCCGGAAATCAAGATGCTGGAGGAGGAACTGGCCGCCTTCACCGGGGTGAAACATGCCGTCGCCTGTTCTTCGGGGACAGATGCCCTCCTGATGGCCCTGATGGCTTATGGTGTCGGTCCGGGGGATGCGATTTTCACCACTCCCTTCACCTTCATCGCGACGGCGGAAGTGGTGGCTTTGCTGGGCGCAACGCCGGTTTTTGTGGATATTGATCCCAGGACATACAACATCGATCCGGAGAAACTGGAATTGGCCATTTCCGCCGTGAAAGAGAACAATCCTCAGCTTTATCCCCTGCCGGCAACCCGGAATTCGCAGACGCTGACGCCTCGGGGGATTATCCCCGTGGATCTCTTCGGATTGCCGGCGGATTACGACCTGATAAAGGCCATAGCCCAGGAGCATGGCCTTTTTGTCGTCGAGGATGCGGCGCAAGCCTTCGGTGCGGAATACCACGGGAAAAAGGCCGGCTCGCTGGCCGATATTGCCTGCACCTCCTTCTTTCCTGCAAAGCCTTTGGGGGGATACGGTGACGGCGGGATGTGCTTTACCGACAGTGACACCCTGGCGGATTCCATGATTTCCGTGCGGATACATGGAATGGGAAGCGACAGGTACGACAACATCCGGGTCGGAATCAACGGTCGGCTCGACACGCTTCAGGCGGCTATTCTCCTGGCCAAGTTTTCTCTCTTTCCCGAAGAAGTGACCCTGCGGCAACAGGTTGCCGAACGCTATTCGTCCCTGCTGGCGGAAAATGAATCCATCGTGGTTCCTTATGTCCCCGAGGGGTATCTTTCCGTCTGGGCTCAATATTCTCTTCTTGCCTGCGACGGCGCACTAAGGTCAGCCCTGCAGGATGCCCTGCAGAAAGAGGGAATTCCTACCGCGGTTTACTATCCGAAACCCTTACACGTTCAGACCGCTTTTACAGCCCTCGGCTACAAACCGGGAGATTTTCCCGTAAGCGACAACTGTGCGGAGCGGATCTTCAGCCTTCCCATGCATCCTTACTTGAAGGAGGATGACCAGAAAAGAATTGCCGCTGTGATCAATCGGATTTGA